The following proteins come from a genomic window of Miscanthus floridulus cultivar M001 chromosome 2, ASM1932011v1, whole genome shotgun sequence:
- the LOC136536778 gene encoding uncharacterized protein: MAGRGDGAAVSVEEFQELRTQMNDLMQQLQTLQLNMPHREPPPNEDDDNEDNEAPRRAAGHGHGRGGFGHGFGRARRILVGGRDYDGDDDMLSDMDDHRHGGGHHGYRDRHRRRNDDGLRNMKVSIPPFSGQENADAYFEWETKVEQIFDLYEYSAEKKAKLAAIEFKGYAITWWNQVRTEYQRVGHVRITWEDIKREMRRRFVPAYYSRDLHLKLKRLVQGTRTVDEYFQELEMCVLRTGITEDEESTMARFLVGLNKPIADKVDMTTYTCLTELVHFAKRAERQIATSYKYNASWHHSQQQGDVTPQFQQQGAATPKSSSRGANRYLPTSSKQLDVKGKAQAECPNRRTIIALADGSYDSQSEEEDEFNNVFADLNLDTCEYSAEDGTFELGLNCLAIQPIPTFAHNDLLQDVVSPSFDEITSDDFDELLADFPDLTCSIMNTPSPSLVVRRVLSTQFVAAEQGQHHNLFQSRCKVKGQVCRFIIDGGSCNNIVSALLIEKLGLQPRRHPHPYHMQWLNNSGTVKVSAMIRLSFSIGDYHGEVDCDIVPMQACHLLLGRPWQFDVDSVHFGRSNKHTFIHNDKKVVLIPLSPEEIHASDMARKKREESDKRKLSEIPNTSKGESSNPSSHIKTHANPKQPHHTECLFVSKSDMREVRNTTAPFFVLLHKEVLLSTNDLPSSLPSVVLDLLQDFKDVFPDEIPAGLPPLRGIEHQIDLVPGASLPNRPAYRTNPTETKEIQRQVKELLDKGYVRESLSPCVVPVLLVPKKDGSWRMCVDCRAINAITVRYHHPIPRLDDMLDELSGSIIFTKIDLRSGYHQIRMKLGDEWKTAFKTKIGLYEWLVMPFGLTNAPSTFMRLMNHVLRAFIGKFVVVYFDDILIYSKSFDEHLDHIRQVLAVLREEKLYGNIAKCTFCTDRVVFLGFVVSADGIQVDEEKVKAIKDWPTPTNVSQKDVPFKWGNEQDQAFNELKTKLCEAPLLQLPDFGKTFEIECDASGIGIGGVLLQEGKPIAYFSEKLNGPHLNYSVYDKELYALVRVLEVWQHYLLPKEFVIHSDHEALKYLKSQGKLNCRHAKWIEFIETFPYVVKHKLLLQEAHAGGLAVHSTTNFCPFEIVYGFKPHTPMDLLPLPLQEQVNLDAAKRSDFLKKLHDETRRNIEKKSAQYAKQANKGKKKVTFQPGDLVWLHLRKDRFPQQRKSKLSPRGDGPFKVLHKINDNAYKIELPPEYSNVSTTFNVKDLLPFVGEPESRTTPSQEGEANEDIPSIHSSSNETPLDKAGPITRSRAKQLEKEIHSQVNANLMFNNQFMLNEPMLLSSCSNVLRNDGVYEPAWDEDGFKPLDI, from the exons ATGGCAGGACGTGGAGATGGTGCCGCTGTTTCGGTGGAGGAATTCCAGGAGCTGCGTACACAAATGAATGATTTGATGCAACAACTACAAACTCTCCAATTGAACATGCCTCATAGAGAACCACCACCAAatgaggatgatgacaatgaggataACGAGGCACCACGTCGTGCTGCTGGTCATGGACATGGACGTGGTGGGTTTGGCCATGGTTTTGGTCGTGCTCGGCGCATTCTAGTTGGAGGAAGAgattatgatggtgatgatgatatgtTGTCCGACATGGATGATCATCGACATGGTGGTGGCCATCATGGTTATCGTGACCGCCATCGTCGTCGTAATGATGATGGTTTAAGAAACATGAAAGTTTCTATTCCCCCTTTCAGCGGACAGGAGAATGCTGATGCTTATTTTGAATGGGAGACCAAGGTGGAACAAATATTTGATTTGTATGAATACTCTGCTGAAAAGAAGGCAAAGCTTGCAGCCATTGAGTTTAAAGGCTATGCCATAACTTGGTGGAATCAGGTCCGTACTGAATATCAGAGAGTTGGGCATGTTCGTATAACTTGGGAAGACATAAAGAGAGAAATGCGACGTCGTTTTGTTCCAGCATATTACTCTCGTGATCTACATTTGAAGCTGAAACGTCTTGTGCAAGGTACTCGTACTGTTGATGAATATTTTCAAGAATTGGAAATGTGTGTACTTCGTACAGGGATAACTGAAGATGAGGAATCCACAATGGCTCGGTTTCTAGTTGGCCTCAATAAACCCATTGCTGATAAAGTGGATATGACAACCTACACATGTCTCACCGAGTTGGTTCATTTTGCAAAGAGGGCTGAAAGGCAAATTGCTACGTCTTACAAATACAATGCTTCATGGCATCATTCCCAACAGCAAGGGGATGTCACGCCTCAATTCCAACAGCAAGGAGCTGCAACGCCCAAATCCTCATCTCGTGGAGCAAATAGatatcttccaacttcttccaaacaATTGGATGTGAAAGGTAAAGCT CAAGCTGAATGTCCCAATCGTCGTACTATTATTGCACTTGCTGATGGTTCTTATGATTCCCAAAGTGAAGAGGAGGACGAGTTTAACAATGTATTTGCAGATCTTAATCTTGACACTTGTGAGTATTCAGCAGAGGATGGTACATTTGAGCTAGGtctaaattgtttagccattcaacCTATTCCAACTTTTGCTCACAATGACCTATTACAAGATGTTGTTTCTCCATCTTTCGACGAGATTACTAGTGATGATTTTGATGAGTTGCTTGCTGATTTTCCTGATTTGACGTGTTCTATAATGAACACACCATCTCCTTCTTTGGTGGTGAGGCGAGTTCTTTCCACTCAATTTGTTGCTGCTGAACAAGGACAacaccataatttgtttcaatccAGATGCAAAGTGAAAGGACAAGTGTGCCGTTTCATCATAGATGGTGGGAGCTGCAATAATATTGTTAGTGCTTTGCTTATTGAGAAGCTTGGCTTGCAGCCACGTCGCCatccacatccataccatatgcAATGGTTGAATAATTCTGGGACAGTTAAGGTTTCAGCCATGATTCGTTTGTCATTTTCCATTGGTGATTATCATGGAGAGGTGGATTGTGATATTGTCCCCATGCAAGCATGCCATTTGCTGCTTGGTCGGCCCTGGCAATTTGATGTGGACTCGGTGCATTTTGGACGGTCTAACAAACACACTTTCATTCACAATGACAAGAAGGTGGTTCTTATTCCATTATCTCCAGAGGAGATACATGCTTCAGATATGGCTCGCAAGAAAAGAGAGGAATCTGATAAAAGAAAATTGAGTGAGATCCCCAACACAAGTAAGGGAGAGAGTTCTAACCCATCCAGCCACATAAAGACTCATGCCAATCCTAAACAGCCACACCACACTGAGTGTCTCTTTGTGAGCAAGAGTGATATGAGAGAAGTGAGAAACACCACAGCCCCATTCTTTGTGCTCTTGCACAAGGAGGTCTTACTTTCAACTAACGATTTACCTTCATCGCTGCCtagtgttgttcttgatctcttacAGGACTTCaaagatgtttttcccgatgagatACCAGCTGGACTTCCTCCACTCCGTGGaattgagcatcaaattgatttggtaCCAGGTGCTTCTCTTCCAAATCGTCCAGCCTACCGCACCAATCCCACAGAgacaaaggaaattcagcgacaggtAAAAGAGCTTTTGGACAAAGGGTATGTTCGTGAATCCTTATCACCATGTGTTGTTCCCGTTCTTTTAGTTCCAAAGAAAGATGGCtcttggcgcatgtgtgttgattgtcgtGCTATCAATGCTATAACTGTTCGATATCACCATCCCATTCCACGACttgatgacatgttagatgaattgagtggttccatcattttcaccaagattgatttgcgtagtggctatcatcaaatccgcATGAAACTtggtgatgaatggaaaacagcgtTTAAAACTAAAATTGGTCTCTATGAATGGCTTGTGATGccatttggcttgacaaatgctccttcaacttttatgcgcttaatgaaCCATGTTTTACGAGCTTTCATTGGCAAGTTTGtagttgtttattttgatgatattctgATCTATAGCAAATCATttgatgaacatcttgatcatatCCGTCAAGTACTTGCTGTTTTGAGGGAAGAGAAATTGTATGGCAACATTgctaagtgcaccttttgcacagacCGTGTTGTTTTCCTTGGCTTTGTTGTTTCCGCAGATGGTATTCAGGTTGATGAAGAAAAGGTTAAAGCAATAAAGGATTGGCCTACACCTACAAATGTGAGTCAA AAGGATGTTCCATTCAAGTGGGGTAATGAACAAGACCAAGCCTTCAATGAGCTGAAAACAAAGCTTTGTGAAGCACCGCTGCTACAACTTCCTGATTTTGGTAAGACATTTGAGatcgaatgtgatgcaagtggtattGGCATAGGAGGTGTACTACTTCAAGAAGGTAAACCTATTGCCTACTTTTCTGAAAAGTTGAATGGTCCACATCTGAATTATTCTGTCTATGATAAAGAGCTTTATGCCTTAGTTCGAGTTTTGGAAGTTTGGCAACATTATTTGTTACCTAAAGAATTTGTCATCcattctgatcatgaagcttTGAAATATCTAAAAAGTCAAGGCAAACTGAACTGTAGACATGCTAAATGGATTGAGTTCATTGAAACATTTCCCTATGTTGTAAAACATAAGC TTCTTTTGCAGGAAGCACATGCTGGTGGCTTAGCTG tccattccacaacaaacttttgtccatttgaaattgtttatgggtttaaaccgcatactcccatggatcttttgcctttaccattaCAGGAACAAGTTAACTTGGATGCAGCAAAGAGatcagattttctcaagaagctacatgatgagacaagaaggaatatcgagaagaaatccgcacaatatgcaaagcaagcgaacaaaggtaagaagaaggttACATTCCAGCCCGGAGACCTCGTGTGGttgcatctacgcaaggatcgATTTCCCCAACAGCGCAAGAGTAAGTTATCTCCTAGGGGTGATGGTCCGTTCAAGGTATTACACAAGataaatgataatgcttacaaaattgagctgccacctgaatattccaatgtgagtacaacattcaatgtcaaagacttgcttccatttgttggtgagcctgagtcgaggacgactccttctcaagagggggaggctaatgaggacattcctagcattcactcatcttcaaatgaaactccacttgataaagctggtccaattacaagaagtagagctaaacaattggagaaggaaattcattctcaggtgaacgctaaccttatgtttaataatcagtttatgttgaatgagcctatgcttttgagttcttgttccaatgtccttaggaatgatggagtgtatgaaccagcatgggatgaagatggattcaagcctctggacatttga